In the Candidatus Izemoplasmatales bacterium genome, GGTCGGCGGTCTTGTGGGGCGCCTCGCCGGCGTAGAAGACGGCGATGGCACGGTCGGCCATTCTGGCGAGAAATCGCGCGCGATGGCGCTGGAATACGGCTTTGTCCATGGTTCGCACCTCTGTTTCTATAGAACCATTATATCACGCGCATCCGGTTCAAGGCAGAAAAAAAGCGCGTCGCCGCGCTTTTAGTCGATGAAGTTCAGACGAACGTCGCCGTTCGAGGTGTCGAGGTCGATCGTCGGCTCCAGGGACGTGTTGTAGCGGCCGTCGTTCTTCTCCTCGCCGTCGATGTACATGTCCCCGTTCGACGTCTCCATCAGGATCCGGTAGTGGGCGTAATCGCCCACGATCGCGACGTCGATGCGGCCGTTCGAGGTGTCGACCTCGAGGTCGTCGGCGACGAGGCCGTCGACATCGACGGGACCGTTCGAGGTCTTCAGAACGACCTCGCCCAGGGCGACGAGACCGTCGATGCTGATCTTTCCGTTGGAGGTGCGGAAGGTGACCTTCCCGAAGGCCGTGACGTTTTCGACGTCGAACGCGCCGTTGCTGGAGACCATCTCGAGATCCCCGGCGACGTCGACGTCCAGAAGGTTGATCTCGCCATTGGAGGTGTACGCGTCGATCCCGGTGAGGGCGGTCATGCCGGCGATGTCGATGCCGCCGTTGGACGTCGTCAAGTCGAGGGAGAGGACGGCGTCGGCTGGCAGGTACAGGGTGCAGCCGTAGTATTCCGGCGAGATCGGCCAGAGCCACTGGAAGTCGAACCATTCGAAGCCGAAGTCGAGTTCCTCCTCGAACGCAAGCGAGGTCGCGTCTTCGGTGACGACGACGGGATCCTCGGCGGTCTCGTAGTAGACGATCCGGATCTGGTCCGTCTCCGACGGGACCACGTCGATGCGCTTGTTGGCGAAGACGAGCTTGACGAGTTCGAGGGTGCCGACGTCGTAGGTTTCGTCGACGAGGATGAAGTCGTCGTCGGTGAGACGGTGGAAGGCGCCGGTGCCGCCGGCGATGAGACCGGCGATCACGAGACCGAGACCGACGAGGAAGATGCCGAGTGAGATTCTACCAAGGATTTTCATTTCAGTTCTCCGATCTTCTTTCTGATTTTTTCAACGAATTCGAGACTTTTCTCGATCAGGCCCTTCGAGGCCCGGATCAGCGTTTTGAACCCCCAGATTCCGGCGAGGAACAGACCGGCGCCGATCAGGGCGCCCCCGGCGTACATCATCAGGGTGGCGGTCGTGGGGTCGGCGACGGAGTCGCGGAAATAGGCGACGATCGCGGTGAAGACGAGCGAGACGCCGCTTACGAGGAACGAGAAGGCGAGCGATCCGGCGACGATCACGAACAGGCCGAAGAGCGCGTACGCGGCGATTCTGACGGTGATGTCGAAGACCTTCCGGAGCTGGAAATCCTTCTTCTCCCTGACGTTGGTGACGAACCCTTCGTCCTTTCGGATCGTGCGGACGATCGTCTCGACCGAACCGAGTCGATCGATGAAGTCGGTTTCGTCGTCGCCCGAGTCGCGAGCGTCCTGGATCAGCTCTTCGTAGTAGCGCACGATCTCCGCCTTCTCCGTCGGGGAGATCCCGGTCAGCGCCTTGTCGAGCCTGTAGAGAAATTCGTACCTGTTCATGAACGTCCCCCCTCGGACAGAATGTAATCATAGATGCGCTTGGTCTCTTCGAAGTCCGCGCGCGATTCGCGGAGTTTCGCGACGCCGGCCGCCGTGATGCGGTAGTAGCGGCGAAGCCGCGAGTTGTACTCCTCGGTGAAGGTATCGACGAATCCCTGGCTTTCGAGCCGCTTCAGGATGGGATAGAGCGTCGATTCGGAGATTTCGATGATTCCCGACACGTCCTGGATGATCTTGTATCCGTACGACGCGGCGCTCTTGAGCGAGGCGAGCACGAGCAGTTCGAGAAAGCCTTTTTTCAATTGGGCATCCAACGTAATACCCCCTTACGCATAATACTATACAATGCGTGGTATTGTTTGTCAACCCCTTTTCGCACGATTCGAAAAAAAAAGAAAACCCTCACCGCGAAGGCGAGGGACGATCATGCGGTACGACGCTCGCGCACCCGTTTGACGATCCACCCGAGAAAGAAGAGGAGCGCGTACGCGAGCATCAGCCAGAGGACGTTCA is a window encoding:
- a CDS encoding DUF4097 family beta strand repeat-containing protein — protein: MKILGRISLGIFLVGLGLVIAGLIAGGTGAFHRLTDDDFILVDETYDVGTLELVKLVFANKRIDVVPSETDQIRIVYYETAEDPVVVTEDATSLAFEEELDFGFEWFDFQWLWPISPEYYGCTLYLPADAVLSLDLTTSNGGIDIAGMTALTGIDAYTSNGEINLLDVDVAGDLEMVSSNGAFDVENVTAFGKVTFRTSNGKISIDGLVALGEVVLKTSNGPVDVDGLVADDLEVDTSNGRIDVAIVGDYAHYRILMETSNGDMYIDGEEKNDGRYNTSLEPTIDLDTSNGDVRLNFID
- a CDS encoding DUF1700 domain-containing protein, producing the protein MNRYEFLYRLDKALTGISPTEKAEIVRYYEELIQDARDSGDDETDFIDRLGSVETIVRTIRKDEGFVTNVREKKDFQLRKVFDITVRIAAYALFGLFVIVAGSLAFSFLVSGVSLVFTAIVAYFRDSVADPTTATLMMYAGGALIGAGLFLAGIWGFKTLIRASKGLIEKSLEFVEKIRKKIGELK
- a CDS encoding PadR family transcriptional regulator, which translates into the protein MKKGFLELLVLASLKSAASYGYKIIQDVSGIIEISESTLYPILKRLESQGFVDTFTEEYNSRLRRYYRITAAGVAKLRESRADFEETKRIYDYILSEGGRS